Proteins encoded by one window of Catharus ustulatus isolate bCatUst1 chromosome Z, bCatUst1.pri.v2, whole genome shotgun sequence:
- the UBQLN1 gene encoding ubiquilin-1 isoform X3: MSDRAEGPAGGSPGSPTGHSAGASEPRIIRVTVKTPKEKEEFAVSETSSIRQFKEEISKRFKSHTDQLVLIFAGKILKDQDTLTQHGIHDGLTVHLVIKTQNRSQDHATQQANTTGSTATTTSTSSTSTSTPVSTNSNPFGLGGLGGLAGLSSLGLNTSNFSELQSQMQRQLMSNPEMMVQIMENPFVQNMLSNPDLMRQLIMANPQMQQLIQRNPEISHMLNNPDIMRQTLELARNPAMMQEMMRNQDRALSNLESIPGGYNALRRMYTDIQEPILNAAEEQFGGNPFASLVSNASAGGDNQPSRTENRDPLPNPWAPQSSSQTSTANTGTSGDSSGSSNAENSTSGTMGQSSTGPNLGPGLGAGMFYTPGMQSLLQQITENPQLMQNMLSAPYMRSMMQSLSQNPDLAVQMQNPDTLSAMSNPRAMQALLQIQQGLQTLATEAPGLIPGFNPSSTGVGSSGAPTASTVPSSVSTENTSPPSGTAEPIHQQFVHQMLQALAGANAQQLQNPEVRFQQQLEQLSAMGFLNREANLQALIATGGDINAAIERLLASQPS; this comes from the exons ttcaAGGAAGAAATCTCTAAGCGTTTCAAGTCCCACACTGATCAACTTGTGTTGATATTTGctggaaaaattttaaaagatcaaGATACTTTGACTCAGCATGGAATTCATGATGGACTCACTGTTCACCTGGTtatcaaaacacaaaacag ATCACAAGACCACGCAACTCAACAGGCAAATACCACTGGGAGTACTGCTACCACAACATCAACATCAAGCACTAGCACCTCAACACCAGTGTCAACAAACAGTAACCCCTTTGGCTTGG GTGGCCTTGGAGGTTTGGCAGGCCTGAGTAGCCTGGGCTTAAATACTTCAAACTTCTCGGAGTTGCAAAGTCAGATGCAACGACAACTTATGTCCAATCCAGAAATGATGGTTCAGATAATGGAGAATCCGTTTGTTCAGAATATGCTTTCAAATCCTGACCTGATGAGGCAGTTAATTATGGCTAACCCTCAAATGCAGCAACTGATACAGAGAAATCCAGAAATCAGTCACATGCTGAATAATCCAGATATAATGAGACAG ACACTAGAACTTGCTAGAAACCCTGCAATGATGCAGGAAATGATGCGAAACCAGGACCGAGCCTTGAGCAACCTTGAAAGTATACCAGGGGGATACAATGCCTTGCGACGCATGTACACAGACATTCAGGAGCCAATATTGAACGCAGCGGAGGAACAG TTTGGAGGTAACCCATTTGCTTCTTTAGTAAGCAATGCATCGGCAGGAGGGGATAATCAGCCGTCTCGTACAGAAAATAGAGATCCTCTGCCAAATCCGTGGGCTCCTCAATCCAGCTCACAGACTTCTACAGCAAATACCGGCACTAGTGgtgacagcagtggcagcagtaaTGCTGAAAATAGCACTTCTGGCACTATGGGACAGAGCTCAACTGGACCAAATTTGGGACCTGGACTTGGAG CTGGTATGTTCTACACACCAGGAATGCAGAGCTTATTACAGCAAATAACAGAAAACCCACAACTTATGCAGAATATGTTGTCTGCACCCTACATGAGAAGCATGATGCAGTCATTAAGCCAGAATCCTGATCTTGCAGTACAG ATGCAGAATCCTGACACGTTATCAGCTATGTCAAACCCCAGAGCAATGCAGGCTCTGCTACAGATTCAGCAGGGCTTGCAGACATTAGCAACAGAAGCACCAGGGCTTATACCAGG ATTTAATCCCAGTTCAACTGGAGTGGGAAGCAGCGGAGCTCCTACAGCGTCCACTGTGCCTAGTTCTGTTTCCACTGAAAATACAAGTCCACCTTCAGGAACTGCTGAGCCTATTCACCAGCAGTTTGTCCACCAGATGTTGCAGGCACTTGCTGGTGCAAATGCTCAG CAGTTACAAAATCCAGAAGTTCGATTTCAGCAACAACTGGAACAGCTGAGCGCAATGGGCTTTCTGAACCGTGAAGCAAATTTACAAGCACTAATAGCAACAGGAGGAGACATCAATGCAGCTATTGAAAGGCTGCTTGCCTCTCAGCCTTCATAG
- the UBQLN1 gene encoding ubiquilin-1 isoform X1 has translation MSDRAEGPAGGSPGSPTGHSAGASEPRIIRVTVKTPKEKEEFAVSETSSIRQFKEEISKRFKSHTDQLVLIFAGKILKDQDTLTQHGIHDGLTVHLVIKTQNRSQDHATQQANTTGSTATTTSTSSTSTSTPVSTNSNPFGLGGLGGLAGLSSLGLNTSNFSELQSQMQRQLMSNPEMMVQIMENPFVQNMLSNPDLMRQLIMANPQMQQLIQRNPEISHMLNNPDIMRQTLELARNPAMMQEMMRNQDRALSNLESIPGGYNALRRMYTDIQEPILNAAEEQFGGNPFASLVSNASAGGDNQPSRTENRDPLPNPWAPQSSSQTSTANTGTSGDSSGSSNAENSTSGTMGQSSTGPNLGPGLGAGMFYTPGMQSLLQQITENPQLMQNMLSAPYMRSMMQSLSQNPDLAVQMMLHNPLFAGNPQLQEQMRQQLPTFLQQMQNPDTLSAMSNPRAMQALLQIQQGLQTLATEAPGLIPGFNPSSTGVGSSGAPTASTVPSSVSTENTSPPSGTAEPIHQQFVHQMLQALAGANAQQLQNPEVRFQQQLEQLSAMGFLNREANLQALIATGGDINAAIERLLASQPS, from the exons ttcaAGGAAGAAATCTCTAAGCGTTTCAAGTCCCACACTGATCAACTTGTGTTGATATTTGctggaaaaattttaaaagatcaaGATACTTTGACTCAGCATGGAATTCATGATGGACTCACTGTTCACCTGGTtatcaaaacacaaaacag ATCACAAGACCACGCAACTCAACAGGCAAATACCACTGGGAGTACTGCTACCACAACATCAACATCAAGCACTAGCACCTCAACACCAGTGTCAACAAACAGTAACCCCTTTGGCTTGG GTGGCCTTGGAGGTTTGGCAGGCCTGAGTAGCCTGGGCTTAAATACTTCAAACTTCTCGGAGTTGCAAAGTCAGATGCAACGACAACTTATGTCCAATCCAGAAATGATGGTTCAGATAATGGAGAATCCGTTTGTTCAGAATATGCTTTCAAATCCTGACCTGATGAGGCAGTTAATTATGGCTAACCCTCAAATGCAGCAACTGATACAGAGAAATCCAGAAATCAGTCACATGCTGAATAATCCAGATATAATGAGACAG ACACTAGAACTTGCTAGAAACCCTGCAATGATGCAGGAAATGATGCGAAACCAGGACCGAGCCTTGAGCAACCTTGAAAGTATACCAGGGGGATACAATGCCTTGCGACGCATGTACACAGACATTCAGGAGCCAATATTGAACGCAGCGGAGGAACAG TTTGGAGGTAACCCATTTGCTTCTTTAGTAAGCAATGCATCGGCAGGAGGGGATAATCAGCCGTCTCGTACAGAAAATAGAGATCCTCTGCCAAATCCGTGGGCTCCTCAATCCAGCTCACAGACTTCTACAGCAAATACCGGCACTAGTGgtgacagcagtggcagcagtaaTGCTGAAAATAGCACTTCTGGCACTATGGGACAGAGCTCAACTGGACCAAATTTGGGACCTGGACTTGGAG CTGGTATGTTCTACACACCAGGAATGCAGAGCTTATTACAGCAAATAACAGAAAACCCACAACTTATGCAGAATATGTTGTCTGCACCCTACATGAGAAGCATGATGCAGTCATTAAGCCAGAATCCTGATCTTGCAGTACAG ATGATGTTGCATAATCCTTTATTTGCTGGAAATCCTCAACTTCAGGAACAAATGAGACAACAACTTCCAACTTTCCTTCAGCAA ATGCAGAATCCTGACACGTTATCAGCTATGTCAAACCCCAGAGCAATGCAGGCTCTGCTACAGATTCAGCAGGGCTTGCAGACATTAGCAACAGAAGCACCAGGGCTTATACCAGG ATTTAATCCCAGTTCAACTGGAGTGGGAAGCAGCGGAGCTCCTACAGCGTCCACTGTGCCTAGTTCTGTTTCCACTGAAAATACAAGTCCACCTTCAGGAACTGCTGAGCCTATTCACCAGCAGTTTGTCCACCAGATGTTGCAGGCACTTGCTGGTGCAAATGCTCAG CAGTTACAAAATCCAGAAGTTCGATTTCAGCAACAACTGGAACAGCTGAGCGCAATGGGCTTTCTGAACCGTGAAGCAAATTTACAAGCACTAATAGCAACAGGAGGAGACATCAATGCAGCTATTGAAAGGCTGCTTGCCTCTCAGCCTTCATAG
- the UBQLN1 gene encoding ubiquilin-1 isoform X4, with the protein MSDRAEGPAGGSPGSPTGHSAGASEPRIIRVTVKTPKEKEEFAVSETSSIRQFKEEISKRFKSHTDQLVLIFAGKILKDQDTLTQHGIHDGLTVHLVIKTQNRSQDHATQQANTTGSTATTTSTSSTSTSTPVSTNSNPFGLGGLGGLAGLSSLGLNTSNFSELQSQMQRQLMSNPEMMVQIMENPFVQNMLSNPDLMRQLIMANPQMQQLIQRNPEISHMLNNPDIMRQTLELARNPAMMQEMMRNQDRALSNLESIPGGYNALRRMYTDIQEPILNAAEEQFGGNPFASLVSNASAGGDNQPSRTENRDPLPNPWAPQSSSQTSTANTGTSGDSSGSSNAENSTSGTMGQSSTGPNLGPGLGAGMFYTPGMQSLLQQITENPQLMQNMLSAPYMRSMMQSLSQNPDLAVQMQNPDTLSAMSNPRAMQALLQIQQGLQTLATEAPGLIPGFNPSSTGVGSSGAPTASTVPSSVSTENTSPPSGTAEPIHQQFVHQMLQALAGANAQLQNPEVRFQQQLEQLSAMGFLNREANLQALIATGGDINAAIERLLASQPS; encoded by the exons ttcaAGGAAGAAATCTCTAAGCGTTTCAAGTCCCACACTGATCAACTTGTGTTGATATTTGctggaaaaattttaaaagatcaaGATACTTTGACTCAGCATGGAATTCATGATGGACTCACTGTTCACCTGGTtatcaaaacacaaaacag ATCACAAGACCACGCAACTCAACAGGCAAATACCACTGGGAGTACTGCTACCACAACATCAACATCAAGCACTAGCACCTCAACACCAGTGTCAACAAACAGTAACCCCTTTGGCTTGG GTGGCCTTGGAGGTTTGGCAGGCCTGAGTAGCCTGGGCTTAAATACTTCAAACTTCTCGGAGTTGCAAAGTCAGATGCAACGACAACTTATGTCCAATCCAGAAATGATGGTTCAGATAATGGAGAATCCGTTTGTTCAGAATATGCTTTCAAATCCTGACCTGATGAGGCAGTTAATTATGGCTAACCCTCAAATGCAGCAACTGATACAGAGAAATCCAGAAATCAGTCACATGCTGAATAATCCAGATATAATGAGACAG ACACTAGAACTTGCTAGAAACCCTGCAATGATGCAGGAAATGATGCGAAACCAGGACCGAGCCTTGAGCAACCTTGAAAGTATACCAGGGGGATACAATGCCTTGCGACGCATGTACACAGACATTCAGGAGCCAATATTGAACGCAGCGGAGGAACAG TTTGGAGGTAACCCATTTGCTTCTTTAGTAAGCAATGCATCGGCAGGAGGGGATAATCAGCCGTCTCGTACAGAAAATAGAGATCCTCTGCCAAATCCGTGGGCTCCTCAATCCAGCTCACAGACTTCTACAGCAAATACCGGCACTAGTGgtgacagcagtggcagcagtaaTGCTGAAAATAGCACTTCTGGCACTATGGGACAGAGCTCAACTGGACCAAATTTGGGACCTGGACTTGGAG CTGGTATGTTCTACACACCAGGAATGCAGAGCTTATTACAGCAAATAACAGAAAACCCACAACTTATGCAGAATATGTTGTCTGCACCCTACATGAGAAGCATGATGCAGTCATTAAGCCAGAATCCTGATCTTGCAGTACAG ATGCAGAATCCTGACACGTTATCAGCTATGTCAAACCCCAGAGCAATGCAGGCTCTGCTACAGATTCAGCAGGGCTTGCAGACATTAGCAACAGAAGCACCAGGGCTTATACCAGG ATTTAATCCCAGTTCAACTGGAGTGGGAAGCAGCGGAGCTCCTACAGCGTCCACTGTGCCTAGTTCTGTTTCCACTGAAAATACAAGTCCACCTTCAGGAACTGCTGAGCCTATTCACCAGCAGTTTGTCCACCAGATGTTGCAGGCACTTGCTGGTGCAAATGCTCAG TTACAAAATCCAGAAGTTCGATTTCAGCAACAACTGGAACAGCTGAGCGCAATGGGCTTTCTGAACCGTGAAGCAAATTTACAAGCACTAATAGCAACAGGAGGAGACATCAATGCAGCTATTGAAAGGCTGCTTGCCTCTCAGCCTTCATAG
- the UBQLN1 gene encoding ubiquilin-1 isoform X2 yields MSDRAEGPAGGSPGSPTGHSAGASEPRIIRVTVKTPKEKEEFAVSETSSIRQFKEEISKRFKSHTDQLVLIFAGKILKDQDTLTQHGIHDGLTVHLVIKTQNRSQDHATQQANTTGSTATTTSTSSTSTSTPVSTNSNPFGLGGLGGLAGLSSLGLNTSNFSELQSQMQRQLMSNPEMMVQIMENPFVQNMLSNPDLMRQLIMANPQMQQLIQRNPEISHMLNNPDIMRQTLELARNPAMMQEMMRNQDRALSNLESIPGGYNALRRMYTDIQEPILNAAEEQFGGNPFASLVSNASAGGDNQPSRTENRDPLPNPWAPQSSSQTSTANTGTSGDSSGSSNAENSTSGTMGQSSTGPNLGPGLGAGMFYTPGMQSLLQQITENPQLMQNMLSAPYMRSMMQSLSQNPDLAVQMMLHNPLFAGNPQLQEQMRQQLPTFLQQMQNPDTLSAMSNPRAMQALLQIQQGLQTLATEAPGLIPGFNPSSTGVGSSGAPTASTVPSSVSTENTSPPSGTAEPIHQQFVHQMLQALAGANAQLQNPEVRFQQQLEQLSAMGFLNREANLQALIATGGDINAAIERLLASQPS; encoded by the exons ttcaAGGAAGAAATCTCTAAGCGTTTCAAGTCCCACACTGATCAACTTGTGTTGATATTTGctggaaaaattttaaaagatcaaGATACTTTGACTCAGCATGGAATTCATGATGGACTCACTGTTCACCTGGTtatcaaaacacaaaacag ATCACAAGACCACGCAACTCAACAGGCAAATACCACTGGGAGTACTGCTACCACAACATCAACATCAAGCACTAGCACCTCAACACCAGTGTCAACAAACAGTAACCCCTTTGGCTTGG GTGGCCTTGGAGGTTTGGCAGGCCTGAGTAGCCTGGGCTTAAATACTTCAAACTTCTCGGAGTTGCAAAGTCAGATGCAACGACAACTTATGTCCAATCCAGAAATGATGGTTCAGATAATGGAGAATCCGTTTGTTCAGAATATGCTTTCAAATCCTGACCTGATGAGGCAGTTAATTATGGCTAACCCTCAAATGCAGCAACTGATACAGAGAAATCCAGAAATCAGTCACATGCTGAATAATCCAGATATAATGAGACAG ACACTAGAACTTGCTAGAAACCCTGCAATGATGCAGGAAATGATGCGAAACCAGGACCGAGCCTTGAGCAACCTTGAAAGTATACCAGGGGGATACAATGCCTTGCGACGCATGTACACAGACATTCAGGAGCCAATATTGAACGCAGCGGAGGAACAG TTTGGAGGTAACCCATTTGCTTCTTTAGTAAGCAATGCATCGGCAGGAGGGGATAATCAGCCGTCTCGTACAGAAAATAGAGATCCTCTGCCAAATCCGTGGGCTCCTCAATCCAGCTCACAGACTTCTACAGCAAATACCGGCACTAGTGgtgacagcagtggcagcagtaaTGCTGAAAATAGCACTTCTGGCACTATGGGACAGAGCTCAACTGGACCAAATTTGGGACCTGGACTTGGAG CTGGTATGTTCTACACACCAGGAATGCAGAGCTTATTACAGCAAATAACAGAAAACCCACAACTTATGCAGAATATGTTGTCTGCACCCTACATGAGAAGCATGATGCAGTCATTAAGCCAGAATCCTGATCTTGCAGTACAG ATGATGTTGCATAATCCTTTATTTGCTGGAAATCCTCAACTTCAGGAACAAATGAGACAACAACTTCCAACTTTCCTTCAGCAA ATGCAGAATCCTGACACGTTATCAGCTATGTCAAACCCCAGAGCAATGCAGGCTCTGCTACAGATTCAGCAGGGCTTGCAGACATTAGCAACAGAAGCACCAGGGCTTATACCAGG ATTTAATCCCAGTTCAACTGGAGTGGGAAGCAGCGGAGCTCCTACAGCGTCCACTGTGCCTAGTTCTGTTTCCACTGAAAATACAAGTCCACCTTCAGGAACTGCTGAGCCTATTCACCAGCAGTTTGTCCACCAGATGTTGCAGGCACTTGCTGGTGCAAATGCTCAG TTACAAAATCCAGAAGTTCGATTTCAGCAACAACTGGAACAGCTGAGCGCAATGGGCTTTCTGAACCGTGAAGCAAATTTACAAGCACTAATAGCAACAGGAGGAGACATCAATGCAGCTATTGAAAGGCTGCTTGCCTCTCAGCCTTCATAG